A window from Alkalicoccobacillus plakortidis encodes these proteins:
- a CDS encoding DUF7507 domain-containing protein translates to MKKVLTWLFILIFIFQPFGTHVMVANGLNPGNVDVSLKQTENEQYGEEDQLANRDDEFEVDVSYTILDNTQLSFQFPVELNVEDLQEVLYDHDKNEVGTYVISENQLVLTLAEGQTESSGRISIPVTWNTERITEDIDSINLLFTHTFGSKELLVHFDKPLLEEAVEESVEEAPDEDSSDQEKVVIDDEQLAEQEEVETDSVNEAKSEEEEQLPVNEEEEETEETEETEETVESDLIDEDKSKVEEELADEVEESEEKQELQATSTTIDSNILTSYKIRYENSNGETIDNPGLNSNIQINYTWELPNRHGYTEGATFQFDIPEQFIVYDEIDRVEMRFNNQIIGYFSVTKDGQATIEFTDSVEQFSNINGTVGLWTKFSEDLVLEEGKTITVTPIEGKESLTIPIDFNPSGSTMEKRGEPNRPYNSESVEWTVDFNKSMDTLTNAVLSDPIQEGQSLVDGSIKLYYLDMKLNGSSSLGDEVPTDEYELSNDPEFSILFKNDMTRAYRLVFTTELTDNTKSSFENKADLLENGSEVASAKSTVEVGRGTPLAKEVESTNGPSQTITWEVRYNYNERAIPQADATLKDSLTDLHQFQAGSLVVERITIDENGRETASETVDYVDVITVDNGFELNFTKDIDSAYKVTYVTKAKDRVFEGSTITNTVESGEGLEDSASQQIGQQILFKSNGNIDYQKKTVDWTIRFNSDKFEMNDVYLKDVFQNSGLRLVEDSIKITSNNEEMNEDNYTIKINEPNDFTNKNQFDIEFESIDDEVIITYTTEFDYEKREDKGKLFFENQAVFSWENPANSSDRISHPVNNQFTPDTYTRANGFKGGSYNAVDKEITWNIGVNYNLQPINQLMIKDDIEGNQQLVEDTIEVYEMLPSGSPDRVNLGDLVSKEDYELSINEDKNQFEIKFNSPVDQPYYITYKTSLNELSFIQKDYGNKATFSDGGQEPVELNASVSPPNGGHYTKKSGKQDGRFVNWNVNINFAQAEVDNVRLVDELTTNQLLLQDSFVVYDTSVEENGNVEKENPLIIDEDYTIEMTDNGFVLEFVDKVDRPYILEYKSFIQAGVGAEIQNNISFSGDQTDTETWLSASEITVARTQGIGDGSGELGSLTVEKIDAETNDEKLEGATFSLIDKFSDIVISTKNTDENGEVTFEGLLFGEYELREDKAPDDYVIGPNGTQTIDINGQNTLQVSNKKIKRHVELTKVNDETNEQLGGATFLLEKKNDDEWEAVGSDYQTDEDGVLLIEDLDEGEYRLIETKAPDSYLLNAEPVRFEIKNDQTEITKVTKENTEMKKSLSFEKTSDLNSVKAVGDTVTYTFDVENTGNVTVTDLNVNDPMLGGEITLETTELAPGEKTTGTASYTVTQEDLNKEDIKNIATVTGESPIGSVETEDDDTIPTEQSPEIGLIKAANRDELKVGEEIVYTFTAQNVGNVTLVDVSLRDELENISDITYLTINGEAIDDGESITLEPGSVLVAAATYTITQADVDRGEVENKATVTGETKLGDQVTDIDEVTVYEEAAGSLAFTKSSEQKTINQVGDKVTYTFEVENTGNVTATNIQVEDPMLGGEIELEITELAPGEKTTGTATYVVTQADLNNGVLTNVAVVMGDFPDGTEVKETDEETTSVEQRPSLELTKEANRDDLIVGEDIVYTFTVVNTGNVTLTNVVLTDELENLSEITLKTIVGEEITDEKSITLEPGSQLVAEATYTITQANVDRGEVTNQAMVEGNSPSQEKVSDEDEVNVEQELAPNLSLTKSSDLTLVKEVGETVTYTFEVENTGNVTITDLELTDPMLGGEITLETTKLAPGEKTTGTANYVITQEDLNKKDLKNTAIVTGESPDGSVVDSEDEDTIPTEQSPAIGLIKSANRDELKVGEEVVYTFTAQNVGNVTLVDVTLMDELENISDIKYLTINGQAIDDDESITLEPNSVLIAEATYTITQADIDRGEIYNNATVTGETKLGDQVTDSDEVTVREEAAGSLAFTKSSEQKTINQVGDEVTYTFEVENTGNVTVTNIQVDDPMLGGEIELEKTELAPGEKTTGTAVYVVTQADLNNGVLTNVAAVTGEFPDGTEAKETDEETTSVQQQPSLELTKEANRDDLIVGEDIVYAFTVENTGNVTLTNVVLTDELENLSEITLKTIDGEEIKDEDSITLEPGSQLAAEATYTITQADVDRGEVTNEAMVEGNSPSQEKVSDEDQVVVEQELAPKLSLTKTSDLETVREVGETVTYTFDVENTGNVTITDLELTDPMLGGEITLETTKLAPGEKTTGTANYVITQEDLNKKDLKNTAIVTGTSPDESVIETEDDDTIPTEQSQAIALMKEADRDELKVGEEIVYTFTAQNVGNVTLVDVTLTDKLENISDITYLTINGEAIEDGELITLEPNSVLIAEATYTITQADIDRGEVYNDATVTGETKLGERVTDQDETTVYEEAVGSLAFTKSSDQKTISQVGDEVTYTFEVENTGNVTVTQIQVEDPMLGGEIELETAELAPGEKTIGMAVYVVTQANLNNGVLTNVAAVTGEFPDGTGVKETDDETTLVEQQPSLELTKEANRDDLMVGEDIVYTFTVLNKGNVTLNNVVLTDELENLSEITLKTIDGEEIKDEESVTLEPGSQLLAEATYTITQADVDRGKVFNKAMVEGNAPSQEKVSDEDEVLIEQELAPKLSLTKTSDLETVREVGETVTYTFDVENTGNVTITDLELTDPMLGGEVTLETTKLAPGQTTTGTGSYTVTQEDLNKTDVKNIATVTGKGPDESVLETEDDDTIPTEQSQAIALMKEADRDELKVGEEIVYTFTAQNIGNVTLVDVTLTDELENISDITYLTINGEVIEEDHSITLEPGSVLVAEAVYTITQADIDRGEIYNEATVAGETKLGERVTGVDEVTVYEEAAGSLAFTKSSNQESISQVGDEVTYSFEVENRGNVTITNIQVEDPMLGGEVKLETTELAPGEKTTGTAVYAVTQSDLTKETLINVASVVGYTSDEKELKEIDDHLVSIKWVDQPNETDNDEPSDPTKNPDEAVKGTGDPKDHKPSQEAENNKDHDQDLSKDRDKENGNGTLVQTANNVFAMALTGIVLLAIGILFLQMNRKKKKNTV, encoded by the coding sequence GTGAAAAAGGTATTAACATGGTTATTTATCTTGATCTTTATTTTTCAGCCTTTTGGCACCCATGTAATGGTGGCAAACGGATTGAATCCCGGCAATGTAGATGTGTCGTTGAAACAAACGGAAAATGAGCAATACGGGGAGGAGGATCAATTAGCCAATAGGGATGATGAGTTTGAAGTTGACGTTAGTTATACCATTCTAGATAACACGCAACTATCTTTTCAATTTCCTGTTGAGCTAAATGTAGAAGATCTCCAAGAAGTACTCTATGATCACGATAAGAATGAAGTGGGTACGTACGTAATCTCAGAGAATCAATTGGTTCTCACTCTTGCAGAAGGACAAACGGAATCTTCTGGCAGGATCTCTATACCCGTAACGTGGAATACAGAACGGATTACGGAAGATATAGATTCTATCAATCTTTTGTTTACGCATACGTTTGGTTCCAAAGAATTATTGGTACACTTTGACAAACCATTGCTTGAAGAAGCAGTTGAAGAAAGTGTGGAAGAAGCTCCCGATGAGGATTCATCTGATCAGGAAAAGGTAGTCATTGACGATGAGCAATTAGCGGAACAAGAAGAAGTTGAGACTGATTCGGTCAATGAAGCTAAGAGCGAAGAGGAAGAGCAATTACCTGTAAATGAAGAAGAGGAAGAAACAGAAGAAACAGAAGAAACAGAAGAAACAGTTGAAAGCGATTTAATTGATGAAGATAAGAGCAAGGTTGAAGAGGAATTAGCTGATGAAGTAGAGGAATCTGAAGAGAAGCAAGAGCTTCAAGCAACCAGCACGACCATTGATTCAAATATTTTAACTAGTTATAAGATTCGTTATGAGAATTCAAATGGAGAAACCATAGATAACCCCGGTTTGAATTCTAACATTCAAATTAACTATACATGGGAGCTACCTAATAGACATGGTTATACGGAGGGAGCAACCTTTCAGTTCGATATTCCAGAGCAATTCATAGTATATGATGAAATTGATCGAGTCGAAATGCGTTTTAATAATCAAATAATCGGTTACTTTTCCGTTACGAAAGATGGACAAGCAACGATTGAGTTCACAGATTCTGTGGAACAGTTTTCCAATATAAATGGAACTGTAGGATTGTGGACGAAATTTAGTGAAGACCTTGTTTTAGAAGAAGGAAAGACCATAACAGTTACACCTATTGAAGGCAAGGAGTCTTTAACGATACCGATTGATTTTAATCCGTCGGGAAGCACGATGGAAAAAAGAGGAGAACCGAATCGCCCCTATAATTCGGAGTCTGTTGAGTGGACAGTTGACTTTAACAAGTCAATGGATACCCTAACTAATGCCGTGTTAAGCGACCCGATCCAAGAGGGACAGAGCTTAGTCGATGGTTCGATCAAACTCTACTATTTAGATATGAAGTTAAATGGATCATCTTCGTTAGGCGATGAAGTACCTACCGACGAATATGAACTTTCTAATGATCCAGAGTTCTCGATTCTATTTAAGAACGATATGACTCGGGCCTATCGACTCGTTTTCACAACAGAGCTCACAGATAATACGAAATCTAGTTTTGAGAATAAGGCTGATCTACTAGAAAATGGTTCGGAAGTAGCAAGTGCCAAGTCGACAGTAGAAGTTGGAAGAGGAACGCCGCTTGCTAAAGAAGTGGAAAGTACGAATGGCCCATCCCAAACTATCACATGGGAAGTACGGTACAACTATAATGAACGAGCCATCCCGCAAGCAGATGCAACCCTAAAAGATTCATTGACGGATTTACATCAATTTCAAGCAGGCTCTCTTGTAGTTGAACGTATTACTATTGATGAGAACGGGAGAGAAACGGCAAGTGAAACAGTAGATTACGTTGATGTGATAACTGTGGACAACGGATTTGAACTGAACTTCACAAAAGATATTGATTCAGCTTACAAAGTCACATATGTAACTAAAGCTAAAGATCGTGTGTTTGAAGGTAGCACGATTACAAATACAGTTGAATCTGGTGAGGGCCTAGAAGATTCAGCAAGTCAACAGATAGGTCAACAAATTCTATTCAAGTCAAATGGAAATATTGATTATCAAAAAAAGACAGTTGATTGGACAATACGTTTTAATAGCGACAAATTCGAAATGAACGATGTGTATTTAAAAGATGTTTTCCAAAATAGTGGACTCCGTTTAGTGGAGGACTCCATTAAAATAACATCTAACAACGAAGAGATGAATGAAGACAATTATACGATTAAAATAAACGAACCAAATGATTTTACTAACAAGAATCAATTTGATATTGAGTTCGAATCAATTGATGATGAAGTGATTATCACTTACACAACAGAATTCGATTATGAAAAGCGTGAAGATAAAGGAAAACTATTCTTTGAAAACCAGGCAGTATTTTCATGGGAGAATCCAGCAAACTCAAGTGACCGGATTAGTCATCCTGTTAATAACCAGTTTACGCCTGATACCTATACGAGAGCTAATGGATTTAAAGGTGGTTCCTACAATGCGGTTGATAAAGAAATCACTTGGAATATTGGGGTTAACTACAATTTACAACCTATTAATCAATTAATGATTAAGGATGACATTGAAGGTAATCAACAATTAGTAGAAGATACAATTGAAGTTTACGAAATGCTACCAAGTGGGTCCCCTGATAGAGTAAATTTAGGTGATCTAGTTAGTAAAGAAGATTATGAACTATCAATTAACGAAGATAAGAATCAGTTCGAAATCAAATTTAACTCACCTGTTGATCAGCCTTACTACATTACGTATAAGACGAGCTTAAATGAGTTAAGTTTCATTCAAAAAGATTATGGAAATAAGGCAACATTCTCAGATGGTGGTCAAGAGCCAGTTGAGCTGAATGCATCTGTTTCCCCTCCAAATGGTGGTCATTACACTAAAAAAAGCGGTAAGCAAGATGGACGTTTTGTTAACTGGAACGTAAACATTAACTTTGCCCAAGCGGAAGTAGATAATGTTCGACTGGTTGATGAGCTGACAACGAACCAACTTCTTCTGCAGGATTCATTTGTGGTTTATGACACAAGTGTTGAAGAGAATGGAAATGTCGAAAAAGAGAATCCGTTAATAATAGATGAAGATTATACCATTGAAATGACGGATAACGGGTTTGTATTAGAGTTCGTAGACAAAGTAGATCGTCCATATATCCTTGAATATAAATCGTTTATTCAAGCTGGGGTTGGAGCGGAGATTCAAAATAACATTTCGTTTAGTGGAGATCAAACTGATACAGAAACATGGTTATCTGCATCGGAGATTACAGTCGCTCGTACTCAAGGTATAGGCGATGGTAGTGGTGAACTAGGTTCCCTAACTGTAGAGAAAATCGATGCGGAAACAAATGATGAGAAGTTAGAAGGTGCCACCTTCTCACTAATAGATAAATTCTCAGACATTGTCATTAGTACGAAAAATACGGATGAAAATGGAGAAGTAACGTTTGAAGGGTTATTGTTTGGGGAGTACGAACTTAGAGAAGACAAAGCTCCAGATGACTATGTCATTGGTCCAAACGGTACTCAAACTATCGATATTAATGGTCAAAACACATTGCAAGTAAGCAATAAAAAAATCAAAAGGCATGTTGAACTAACAAAAGTAAATGATGAAACGAATGAACAATTAGGTGGGGCAACCTTCCTACTAGAGAAGAAAAATGATGATGAATGGGAAGCAGTTGGCAGCGATTATCAGACAGATGAAGATGGGGTCCTGCTTATAGAGGATTTAGATGAAGGCGAATACCGATTGATTGAAACAAAGGCACCTGATTCTTATCTCTTAAATGCGGAACCCGTAAGATTTGAGATTAAGAATGATCAAACAGAGATCACAAAAGTCACAAAAGAAAACACCGAAATGAAGAAATCATTAAGCTTTGAAAAAACAAGTGATCTTAACTCGGTGAAAGCCGTTGGGGATACCGTAACGTATACATTCGACGTAGAAAATACAGGGAATGTTACGGTAACGGATCTGAATGTAAATGATCCAATGCTTGGTGGAGAGATCACACTTGAAACAACGGAGCTTGCACCCGGAGAGAAAACGACTGGAACAGCGAGCTATACTGTTACGCAAGAAGATCTAAATAAGGAAGATATTAAAAACATCGCAACCGTTACCGGAGAAAGTCCTATCGGATCTGTAGAAACGGAAGATGATGATACAATTCCAACAGAACAATCTCCAGAGATTGGATTAATCAAAGCAGCCAATCGTGATGAGTTAAAAGTCGGTGAAGAGATTGTTTACACCTTCACAGCTCAGAACGTAGGGAATGTCACGTTAGTTGACGTATCCTTAAGAGACGAACTAGAAAACATCAGTGACATTACGTACCTGACGATTAACGGAGAAGCGATTGATGATGGTGAATCGATCACGCTTGAACCAGGTAGCGTACTAGTTGCAGCAGCGACGTATACGATTACCCAAGCGGATGTCGATCGTGGCGAAGTCGAAAACAAGGCGACAGTAACTGGTGAAACGAAACTAGGAGACCAGGTGACTGACATTGATGAAGTCACTGTGTATGAAGAAGCAGCTGGCAGCCTTGCGTTCACAAAGAGCAGCGAACAGAAAACCATCAACCAAGTTGGTGATAAAGTAACGTATACGTTTGAAGTAGAAAACACAGGAAATGTAACAGCCACAAACATTCAAGTCGAAGACCCGATGCTTGGTGGAGAGATCGAACTTGAAATAACAGAACTTGCACCAGGTGAGAAAACCACTGGAACCGCGACATATGTGGTTACACAGGCTGATTTAAACAATGGAGTTCTCACGAATGTGGCCGTTGTTATGGGAGATTTCCCAGATGGCACAGAAGTAAAAGAAACAGATGAAGAAACGACATCGGTTGAACAACGGCCTTCCCTGGAGCTAACAAAAGAAGCAAACCGGGATGATCTGATTGTTGGCGAAGACATTGTGTACACCTTCACTGTAGTAAATACAGGGAACGTGACCCTCACGAATGTGGTTCTCACAGATGAATTAGAAAATCTAAGTGAGATTACCTTGAAAACGATCGTTGGGGAAGAGATTACGGATGAAAAATCGATCACTCTTGAACCGGGTAGTCAGCTTGTAGCTGAAGCAACCTATACGATCACTCAAGCAAATGTGGATCGTGGTGAAGTGACCAACCAAGCAATGGTTGAAGGCAACTCACCATCTCAAGAAAAAGTGAGCGACGAAGACGAAGTTAATGTAGAACAAGAGTTAGCGCCAAACCTTTCTCTCACCAAATCAAGTGATCTTACCTTGGTTAAAGAAGTTGGGGAAACCGTCACGTATACATTTGAAGTTGAAAATACAGGAAATGTAACCATAACGGATCTGGAACTAACTGACCCGATGCTTGGTGGAGAGATCACACTTGAAACGACAAAGCTGGCACCAGGTGAGAAAACCACTGGAACGGCGAATTATGTCATCACACAAGAAGATTTAAACAAGAAAGACCTTAAGAATACGGCAATCGTGACTGGTGAAAGTCCAGACGGATCTGTTGTTGACTCAGAAGATGAGGATACGATTCCAACGGAACAATCTCCAGCGATTGGATTAATCAAATCCGCCAATCGTGATGAGTTAAAAGTGGGCGAAGAGGTTGTCTACACCTTTACAGCTCAGAACGTAGGGAACGTCACATTAGTTGATGTAACGTTAATGGATGAACTAGAGAATATCAGTGATATCAAGTATCTGACGATCAACGGACAAGCGATTGATGATGATGAATCGATCACGCTCGAACCAAACAGTGTATTGATCGCAGAAGCAACGTATACGATTACTCAAGCGGATATCGATCGTGGCGAAATCTATAATAATGCGACAGTGACAGGTGAAACGAAACTAGGAGACCAAGTAACTGACTCTGATGAAGTCACTGTGCGTGAAGAAGCAGCTGGCAGCCTTGCGTTCACAAAGAGCAGCGAACAGAAAACCATCAACCAAGTTGGTGATGAAGTGACCTACACGTTTGAAGTAGAAAACACAGGAAATGTGACAGTCACAAATATTCAAGTCGATGATCCGATGCTTGGTGGAGAGATCGAACTAGAAAAGACCGAACTCGCACCAGGCGAGAAGACAACAGGAACCGCTGTATATGTCGTCACACAAGCTGACTTAAACAACGGAGTTCTCACGAATGTGGCCGCTGTTACGGGAGAGTTCCCAGACGGCACAGAAGCCAAAGAAACAGATGAAGAAACGACATCGGTTCAACAACAGCCTTCCCTGGAGCTGACAAAAGAAGCGAACCGGGATGATCTGATAGTTGGCGAAGACATTGTGTACGCCTTTACTGTAGAAAATACAGGAAATGTGACCCTCACGAATGTGGTTCTTACAGATGAATTAGAGAATCTAAGTGAGATTACCTTGAAAACGATTGATGGGGAAGAGATCAAGGATGAAGATTCGATTACCCTTGAACCAGGTAGTCAGCTAGCAGCTGAAGCAACCTATACGATCACTCAAGCAGATGTGGATCGTGGTGAAGTGACCAACGAAGCAATGGTTGAAGGCAACTCACCATCCCAAGAAAAAGTGAGCGACGAAGACCAAGTCGTTGTAGAACAAGAATTAGCACCAAAGCTTTCACTAACTAAAACAAGCGATCTTGAGACAGTCAGAGAAGTTGGAGAAACCGTAACGTACACATTTGATGTTGAAAATACAGGGAATGTAACGATAACGGATCTGGAACTAACTGACCCGATGCTTGGCGGAGAAATCACTCTTGAAACGACAAAGCTGGCACCAGGAGAGAAAACCACTGGAACGGCGAATTATGTCATCACACAAGAAGATTTAAACAAGAAAGACCTTAAGAATACGGCAATCGTGACAGGTACAAGCCCAGACGAATCAGTCATTGAAACAGAAGATGACGATACGATTCCAACGGAGCAATCCCAAGCGATCGCATTAATGAAAGAAGCGGATCGTGATGAGTTAAAAGTGGGAGAAGAGATTGTCTACACCTTCACAGCTCAGAACGTAGGAAATGTTACATTAGTTGACGTAACATTAACGGATAAGCTAGAAAATATCAGTGACATCACATACCTGACCATCAACGGAGAAGCGATTGAAGATGGTGAATTGATCACGCTCGAACCAAACAGTGTATTGATCGCAGAAGCAACGTATACGATAACACAAGCGGATATCGATCGTGGTGAGGTTTATAACGATGCGACTGTAACAGGTGAAACAAAGCTAGGAGAACGTGTAACTGATCAGGATGAGACCACTGTGTATGAAGAAGCAGTTGGAAGCCTTGCGTTCACAAAGAGCAGCGACCAGAAAACCATCAGCCAAGTTGGTGATGAAGTAACGTACACATTTGAAGTGGAGAACACAGGAAATGTGACAGTCACACAAATTCAAGTCGAGGATCCAATGCTTGGTGGAGAGATTGAGCTTGAAACAGCTGAACTCGCACCAGGAGAGAAAACCATTGGAATGGCTGTATATGTGGTGACTCAAGCCAACTTAAACAACGGCGTTCTCACGAATGTGGCCGCTGTTACAGGAGAGTTCCCAGATGGCACGGGCGTCAAAGAAACAGATGACGAAACGACCTTGGTTGAACAACAGCCTTCCCTTGAGCTGACAAAAGAAGCGAACCGGGATGATCTGATGGTTGGCGAAGACATTGTGTACACCTTTACTGTATTGAATAAAGGGAATGTCACGTTGAATAACGTGGTTCTTACAGATGAATTAGAGAACCTAAGTGAGATTACTTTGAAAACGATTGATGGGGAAGAGATCAAGGATGAAGAATCAGTCACCCTTGAACCAGGTAGTCAGCTATTGGCTGAAGCAACCTATACGATCACACAAGCAGACGTGGATCGTGGAAAAGTGTTCAACAAAGCGATGGTTGAAGGGAACGCACCATCTCAAGAAAAAGTGAGCGACGAAGATGAGGTCCTCATTGAACAAGAATTAGCACCAAAGCTTTCTTTAACTAAAACAAGCGATCTTGAGACAGTCAGAGAAGTTGGGGAAACCGTAACGTATACATTTGATGTTGAAAATACAGGGAATGTAACGATAACGGATCTGGAACTAACTGACCCAATGCTTGGTGGAGAGGTTACCCTTGAAACAACAAAGCTAGCACCAGGGCAAACCACGACTGGAACAGGAAGCTACACGGTGACACAAGAAGATTTAAACAAGACAGACGTTAAAAACATTGCAACCGTAACAGGGAAAGGTCCAGACGAATCCGTTCTTGAAACAGAAGATGACGATACGATTCCAACAGAACAATCCCAAGCGATCGCATTAATGAAAGAAGCGGATCGTGATGAGTTAAAAGTGGGAGAAGAGATCGTCTACACCTTCACAGCTCAAAACATAGGAAATGTCACATTAGTTGATGTAACGTTAACGGATGAGCTAGAAAATATCAGTGACATCACGTACCTGACGATCAACGGAGAAGTGATTGAAGAGGATCATTCCATCACGCTTGAACCAGGCAGCGTACTGGTAGCAGAAGCAGTCTATACAATCACTCAAGCCGACATTGACCGTGGCGAGATCTATAATGAAGCGACTGTAGCTGGTGAAACAAAGCTAGGAGAACGTGTCACTGGAGTTGATGAGGTGACAGTATATGAAGAGGCAGCTGGCAGCCTTGCGTTTACAAAGAGCAGCAACCAGGAATCCATCAGCCAAGTTGGTGATGAAGTGACATACTCATTTGAAGTAGAAAACAGAGGCAATGTCACGATAACAAATATTCAAGTTGAAGACCCAATGCTTGGTGGAGAAGTTAAACTGGAAACAACAGAACTCGCACCAGGGGAGAAAACAACAGGAACGGCTGTGTATGCTGTCACACAATCTGATCTGACAAAAGAAACACTTATCAACGTCGCTTCAGTAGTCGGCTACACCTCAGATGAAAAAGAACTAAAAGAGATAGACGATCACCTTGTATCAATTAAATGGGTTGATCAACCAAACGAAACAGACAATGATGAACCAAGTGATCCGACCAAAAATCCAGATGAAGCAGTAAAAGGCACTGGGGATCCAAAAGATCACAAACCATCACAAGAAGCAGAGAATAACAAAGATCATGATCAAGATCTTAGTAAAGACAGGGACAAAGAGAATGGAAACGGTACGTTAGTCCAAACGGCAAACAATGTATTTGCCATGGCCCTAACAGGAATCGTTCTGCTTGCTATCGGTATCCTATTTTTACAAATGAATAGGAAGAAGAAAAAGAATACAGTATAA
- a CDS encoding class D sortase, with the protein MIRWVGRLCLVTGASFLLYVGYLLVDFYFGSNYQMEATEDYLREYGYDSTANETKLDEALLMKREDFSVKLGDSIGKIQIPSIDLSMPIVHGSELENLKHGVGHDPQTGFPGDGEQVFLAGHNDSAFLHVGEVEQGDLITIDTPYGQFEYIVDSTEIGHESETWRVGEGDEETLVLMTCYPFFSLTRPEERYFVYAIPTKTDVNE; encoded by the coding sequence ATGATACGATGGGTCGGTAGATTATGTTTAGTTACTGGGGCAAGCTTCCTTTTATACGTTGGATATTTATTAGTAGACTTTTATTTTGGTAGCAATTATCAAATGGAAGCGACTGAAGACTACCTTAGGGAGTATGGGTATGACTCAACTGCAAATGAAACAAAACTAGATGAAGCGTTACTGATGAAGCGTGAGGACTTCTCGGTTAAGCTTGGGGATTCAATCGGGAAAATTCAAATCCCATCCATTGATTTATCCATGCCGATCGTACATGGTTCAGAGCTTGAGAACCTTAAACATGGAGTTGGTCATGACCCCCAAACAGGGTTCCCTGGAGATGGAGAGCAAGTGTTTCTGGCGGGACATAATGACTCTGCCTTTTTACATGTAGGTGAAGTGGAACAAGGCGATCTCATTACAATAGATACCCCATATGGCCAATTCGAGTATATAGTGGATTCCACAGAAATTGGTCATGAGTCTGAAACATGGCGCGTGGGGGAGGGGGATGAGGAGACGCTCGTGTTAATGACGTGTTACCCGTTTTTTTCATTGACTAGACCGGAAGAACGTTATTTTGTCTATGCCATCCCTACCAAAACAGATGTAAACGAATAA
- a CDS encoding agmatinase family protein produces MSNTNNMLYGNTPPFLGAINGTTDSIEKADVLIYGVPWEGAVTWGDYTGCELGPKVMRLCSGRYSGYLPELDHIDVFEHLTLADLGDVDVVPADVEETMNRIASFAKDVWKTNKFPIALGGDHGITYPIVRGLTEAHPDKKIGILHLDTHYDNMPHHEGEKYARSTPFARLYELDGVVNESLIHTGIHGPRNKPATGRYAKEAGAKTVTVNQIREASNLREFAGELYEMASADVDLVYLSICSDVLDVAFNPGGPADVNGLTSYELLTLVYEFASRGLVGMDFVEVYPQQDPNDISSHFASTLALYALAGHITYTK; encoded by the coding sequence ATGTCCAATACGAACAATATGTTATATGGCAATACGCCGCCGTTTCTTGGTGCAATAAATGGAACAACTGATTCAATTGAAAAGGCAGATGTCCTGATCTACGGTGTACCGTGGGAAGGGGCAGTGACATGGGGTGATTATACGGGCTGTGAGTTAGGGCCAAAGGTCATGCGTCTGTGCTCCGGCCGTTATTCTGGCTACTTACCGGAACTCGACCACATTGATGTCTTTGAGCATCTAACACTTGCAGATCTAGGTGACGTTGATGTTGTTCCCGCCGATGTAGAAGAGACAATGAATCGCATCGCAAGCTTCGCCAAAGACGTCTGGAAAACAAACAAGTTTCCGATTGCACTTGGTGGCGATCACGGCATTACCTATCCGATTGTGCGTGGATTAACAGAAGCACATCCTGATAAAAAAATCGGTATTCTCCATCTGGACACGCACTATGACAACATGCCACATCATGAAGGCGAAAAGTACGCGCGATCAACGCCGTTTGCGAGACTTTACGAACTAGATGGCGTCGTCAATGAAAGTCTGATACATACCGGCATCCATGGACCACGTAACAAACCAGCAACCGGTCGTTACGCAAAAGAAGCTGGTGCTAAAACAGTAACAGTGAATCAGATACGCGAAGCCAGTAATCTACGAGAATTTGCCGGTGAATTATATGAGATGGCAAGTGCTGATGTTGACCTCGTCTACCTATCAATCTGTAGTGATGTGCTTGATGTCGCCTTTAACCCAGGTGGACCCGCAGATGTTAATGGCTTAACCAGTTATGAACTGCTCACACTGGTTTATGAATTTGCATCAAGAGGATTAGTTGGCATGGATTTTGTGGAAGTGTACCCACAGCAAGATCCCAATGACATCTCCTCCCATTTTGCATCCACCCTTGCTTTATACGCACTTGCAGGACATATTACCTATACAAAATGA